From Echinicola soli, a single genomic window includes:
- a CDS encoding SusC/RagA family TonB-linked outer membrane protein: MKTSILNFLFMILLVLPSWAQNSEISGTITDDTSGDPLPGVTVQVQGTGTGTVTDLDGKYSISATTEDILLFSFIGYQTAKETVGNRSTIDVVLGQDVSNLDEVVVVGYSSQKKSDMTGAIVAVDLTPIEGQSMSNGNPMQALQGRVPGLYVEKSGDPSGASSRVLIRGVSTLGNNDPLYVIDGVPTKRPEVFASLSPDAIESIQVLKDASASSIYGSRAANGVILVTTKNKTLGGDKLGVSFNSTFSILSEKQQRYDMLNAQQRGEAIWRASVNDGADPVSGYGEIYDFDWNGDFENPVLNSVTVQPFVGGDESIPAGDTDWQDETYETGYAYNNELTVTTNSDKSSLMVNLGYYKNTGMLKHTDFERYTARLNANTWLFDDKVRFGINTQFSSSNELLAAMDVGGAPTPGLAITMAPTIPVYDTNGNFAGPLGSGYSDRNNPVLMQYLNRWDNTRKNNFYGNVFAEWSILENLTFKTSLGLDLSDYQRKDIEPKVNNGFVNRNNNRLIWDTNKFTSLVFSNTLNYKLTMGDHRLDVLLGVESIKDDFNSILSQADGFAVESESYFVLDAASGARTNNGSASGSRLRSQFGKINYGFSDKYLASFTLRRDGSSRFGKNNRYGIFPAATVGWRISNEAFLENSRVISDLKLRLGYGEVGNQEIGDLARFGLYESRYGPNQAQYGGGFFETYYNVGTAYDINGNDSGTLPSGFVSIQAENPDLKWETTQEWNIGVDFSLFNYAINGSFDYFNRKTTDILTTPPIASVIGEGQQRVLNGASTATNGWELALNWAKDFNNDFTLSVNTNFGAFKDEITYLPEEVRTAFPGTINNSILGHSQFSIFGYQTDGLFQSQEDVDNSPDQDGARPGGLKFKDINSDGVIDSDDRDFIGTTLPDIEYGIGIEVKYKNVDFSIFGSGVAGRIGQDPYIFWNNFVQGRENAGLGVLDAWTPENSGSTIPSLSLAFNDTRTSDYLFRKNAYFKIRNLQLGYSFPQEMISQWAGMSRLRLYFQGENLCWFTPKDYIGSDPERTDVNRIPVPTTFTLGLNVNF; this comes from the coding sequence ATGAAAACAAGCATATTAAACTTCCTATTCATGATTTTACTGGTCTTGCCCAGCTGGGCTCAAAACAGTGAAATCTCAGGCACCATAACAGATGACACAAGTGGTGATCCCCTTCCGGGTGTTACCGTTCAGGTGCAGGGCACAGGAACAGGTACCGTCACGGATCTGGACGGAAAATACAGCATTTCTGCAACTACAGAAGATATATTGTTATTTTCCTTTATAGGCTATCAAACGGCCAAAGAAACTGTTGGAAATCGCAGCACTATAGATGTAGTCCTTGGTCAAGATGTGTCCAACCTGGATGAAGTAGTCGTGGTCGGGTACAGTTCCCAGAAAAAATCAGATATGACGGGCGCCATTGTCGCTGTAGACCTCACCCCCATTGAGGGACAGAGCATGAGTAATGGTAATCCTATGCAAGCCCTTCAAGGACGGGTGCCCGGTCTTTATGTAGAAAAATCGGGAGATCCTTCCGGTGCCAGCAGCAGGGTATTGATTCGTGGGGTATCGACATTGGGCAATAATGACCCACTCTATGTGATTGACGGGGTCCCTACCAAACGCCCTGAGGTATTTGCCAGCCTTAGCCCCGACGCTATTGAGTCCATTCAAGTGCTCAAGGATGCTTCAGCCTCTTCAATTTACGGTTCCCGGGCCGCAAATGGTGTCATCCTGGTCACTACCAAAAACAAAACGCTTGGAGGAGACAAACTGGGCGTAAGCTTTAACTCCACCTTCTCTATCCTTTCTGAAAAACAACAGCGTTATGACATGCTGAACGCACAGCAACGAGGAGAGGCCATTTGGAGAGCATCTGTCAATGACGGTGCAGATCCTGTCAGTGGCTATGGAGAAATCTATGATTTTGATTGGAATGGGGATTTTGAAAATCCCGTGCTGAACAGTGTAACCGTGCAGCCCTTTGTGGGTGGCGATGAATCCATACCGGCTGGGGATACCGATTGGCAGGATGAAACGTATGAAACCGGATACGCCTACAATAACGAACTCACCGTCACTACCAATTCGGACAAATCATCGCTGATGGTCAATCTGGGATATTACAAAAACACCGGAATGCTCAAGCATACAGATTTTGAGCGGTATACTGCACGTCTAAACGCCAATACGTGGTTATTTGACGACAAGGTACGATTTGGGATAAACACCCAGTTTTCTTCTTCCAATGAACTACTGGCTGCCATGGACGTCGGCGGTGCCCCCACTCCAGGACTCGCCATTACCATGGCGCCCACCATACCGGTATACGACACCAATGGCAACTTTGCCGGGCCACTTGGATCGGGATATTCCGATAGGAACAACCCTGTACTGATGCAGTACCTCAATCGATGGGATAATACGCGTAAAAACAACTTTTACGGGAATGTTTTTGCGGAATGGTCCATCTTGGAAAATCTTACGTTTAAGACCAGCCTAGGGCTCGACCTCAGTGACTATCAGCGCAAGGATATCGAACCAAAGGTTAACAACGGATTCGTTAACCGTAACAATAATCGTCTGATTTGGGATACCAATAAATTCACCAGTTTGGTGTTTTCCAATACACTTAACTACAAGCTGACTATGGGTGATCACCGATTGGATGTACTGCTGGGCGTGGAATCGATCAAAGATGACTTTAACAGTATTCTATCCCAAGCAGACGGATTCGCTGTAGAATCCGAATCGTATTTTGTCCTGGATGCCGCTTCCGGAGCCCGTACCAATAATGGTTCTGCATCCGGAAGTCGATTACGTTCACAATTTGGCAAAATCAACTATGGCTTTTCGGACAAATACCTGGCCTCTTTCACCTTAAGAAGGGACGGTTCCTCTCGCTTTGGTAAAAACAACCGATACGGGATATTTCCGGCAGCCACTGTTGGATGGAGAATCAGTAATGAGGCCTTTCTGGAAAACAGCCGGGTTATCTCTGACCTAAAACTCCGTCTTGGATACGGTGAAGTAGGTAACCAAGAGATTGGTGACTTGGCTCGCTTTGGGCTTTATGAATCCCGCTATGGTCCGAACCAAGCGCAATATGGTGGTGGTTTTTTTGAAACATACTACAACGTCGGTACGGCTTATGATATCAATGGCAATGATTCGGGGACGCTTCCTTCGGGCTTTGTTTCTATCCAAGCTGAAAACCCCGACCTCAAGTGGGAAACCACACAGGAATGGAACATCGGTGTGGACTTCAGCTTGTTTAATTACGCCATCAACGGTTCATTTGATTATTTTAACCGTAAGACAACAGACATCCTCACCACTCCTCCCATTGCCTCGGTGATCGGAGAAGGACAGCAAAGGGTCCTCAACGGTGCTTCCACCGCCACCAATGGTTGGGAGCTGGCCCTGAACTGGGCAAAAGACTTCAATAATGATTTCACCTTATCTGTAAACACCAATTTTGGTGCTTTTAAAGATGAAATCACCTACCTGCCAGAAGAGGTACGGACCGCCTTTCCCGGCACCATAAACAACTCCATCTTGGGCCATTCACAGTTCTCTATTTTCGGCTACCAAACTGACGGTCTTTTCCAAAGCCAAGAGGATGTCGATAACAGCCCAGATCAGGATGGTGCACGCCCCGGAGGGCTTAAATTCAAGGATATCAATAGCGATGGTGTGATCGATTCCGATGATCGGGATTTTATCGGAACGACGTTACCGGATATCGAATACGGAATTGGTATAGAGGTGAAATACAAAAACGTTGACTTTTCCATATTCGGTTCGGGAGTGGCTGGAAGGATTGGCCAAGATCCGTATATCTTCTGGAACAACTTCGTCCAAGGCCGGGAAAATGCAGGTTTGGGTGTACTGGATGCATGGACTCCTGAGAATTCAGGTTCCACTATCCCCTCACTTTCCCTAGCATTCAATGACACCAGAACTTCCGATTATCTATTTAGGAAGAATGCCTATTTCAAAATCCGAAACCTTCAGCTTGGCTATTCTTTCCCCCAGGAAATGATCAGCCAATGGGCAGGTATGTCGCGCTTGAGATTGTATTTCCAGGGTGAAAATTTATGCTGGTTTACCCCAAAGGACTACATCGGATCCGATCCTGAACGTACCGATGTCAATCGTATTCCAGTCCCTACCACATTCACCTTGGGACTTAATGTAAACTTCTAA
- a CDS encoding sugar porter family MFS transporter — translation MKHLTTYYAFIVSLSGFLFGFDTVVISGANLPIKELWQTSDWFHGFFIMSVALWGTLIGALLGGIPCHIIGRKNTLFWIGVLFLVSALGTALATDPYVFSFYRFVGGMAIGASSIAAPTYVSEISQPYKRGRQVGLYQINIVTGILLAYLSNYLLQGVGGHNDWRWMLAAEIVPAIIYLAFILDIPESPRWLILKRKDEPAARRVLKKITSGNIEPLLLSIKHDSLRSKKMKLLSSKNKLPLLLAGTIAVFNQLSGINFILYYAPEIMEKAGFLTSASLLGAVFIGCTNLVFTLIGMYLIDRTGRKQLMLIGSIGYIISLGLISYGFYDSASPLFILTSVLIFIAAHGIGQGVVIWVFISEIFPNKVRAMGQSFGAGIHWGAAAMITLFGAVLIDNLLPFQIFMVFMALMILQLVFVWRYMPETKGLDLENLHSKLTPKRYEEMQKE, via the coding sequence GTGAAGCATTTGACCACATATTACGCATTTATCGTATCCCTATCCGGATTTCTATTCGGTTTTGATACCGTCGTAATATCAGGAGCCAATTTACCGATTAAGGAACTTTGGCAAACTTCCGATTGGTTCCATGGGTTTTTCATCATGTCCGTGGCCTTATGGGGCACCTTGATTGGGGCGTTGCTGGGAGGAATCCCTTGCCATATCATCGGCAGGAAAAACACACTGTTTTGGATTGGAGTTTTATTTTTGGTCTCCGCTTTAGGCACAGCGCTGGCGACAGATCCTTATGTATTTTCCTTCTACCGTTTTGTAGGAGGAATGGCCATTGGTGCCAGTTCCATTGCAGCTCCCACTTATGTTTCGGAAATCTCCCAACCTTACAAAAGGGGCCGCCAGGTAGGGCTTTATCAAATCAATATTGTCACAGGGATTTTACTTGCCTACCTTTCCAATTATTTACTTCAGGGTGTAGGAGGCCACAATGATTGGCGCTGGATGCTGGCGGCAGAAATAGTACCGGCAATTATCTACTTAGCCTTTATTCTGGATATACCGGAAAGTCCCCGTTGGTTGATCCTAAAGCGAAAGGATGAACCCGCTGCAAGGAGAGTCCTTAAAAAGATCACTTCTGGCAATATCGAACCGCTACTGCTGTCCATCAAGCATGATTCTTTGCGGTCAAAAAAAATGAAGCTCCTCTCTTCCAAGAACAAACTACCGCTTTTACTGGCCGGTACCATTGCGGTATTTAACCAACTCAGTGGCATCAACTTTATCCTCTATTATGCTCCTGAGATCATGGAAAAAGCAGGTTTTTTAACATCCGCCTCCTTACTGGGAGCTGTCTTTATAGGATGTACCAATTTAGTGTTCACCCTGATTGGGATGTACCTGATTGACAGAACTGGCAGAAAGCAATTGATGCTCATCGGATCCATCGGATATATCATCAGTTTAGGACTGATCAGTTATGGTTTTTATGATAGCGCTTCTCCCCTATTCATCCTGACAAGTGTCCTCATCTTTATTGCAGCGCATGGTATTGGACAAGGGGTGGTAATATGGGTATTTATCTCAGAGATCTTCCCTAACAAAGTCCGAGCAATGGGCCAATCTTTCGGCGCCGGAATCCACTGGGGCGCTGCCGCCATGATCACACTCTTTGGAGCAGTGTTGATCGATAACTTATTACCATTTCAGATTTTCATGGTGTTCATGGCACTGATGATACTTCAATTGGTTTTTGTTTGGCGCTATATGCCCGAAACCAAAGGACTGGACTTAGAAAATCTACATTCAAAATTAACCCCAAAACGATATGAAGAAATGCAAAAAGAGTAA
- a CDS encoding hybrid sensor histidine kinase/response regulator transcription factor, producing the protein MKIQLRVFMLLVAAFFSCNSEKDNTTYKIGFSQCVSGDAWRRTMHQEMYRELSFYPELSLEIKDARGVNATQIRQIREFLDEGIDLLIVSPNESEPITPIVEEAFHDGIPVIVIDRKTNSNLYTAYVGGDNYEVGHTAGQYIRNLLKGKGRVLEIWGLQGSSPATERHSGLLKGVQGSDIEIVTSIQGEWEKDTAKNRLKEHLESGEFPEFDLIFGHNDVMAIGAQEICKSIGIGPKKFIGVDALPGPYGGIQAVTDGVLDATFLYPTGGDIAIEIAHKILADEQVVKENILQTAVVDSTNIRIMKQQTDKIMDQQDNITRQRERIHVQMEIYRNQRTFLFGFGLTLFVAIISLAYVFKSLREKQEINEELKNKNDEILKQKDKVLTLSKKAEEATQQKFDFFTNISHEFRTPLTLIQAPVEDLLANKDTAPFKPDLMLIRKNTMRLLRLVNQLMDLRKIDHAKMKVKAVEQELIPFLEDIINSFDKTAQKHGITLRLLADNRILKVWYDPMMLDKVMFNLLSNALKFTPDHGSIIVKVVEKPLSNKVCIRVEDTGTGMSQEDASHVFDRFYQGETYSATGSGIGLALSKELIELHHGEINVESTLGIGTSFEVTLRMGKTHFDESEMLKGTATQYFSEENIGFLEEVAPNRPIGTMEERDQTLLIIEDDPQIRQYLCQELSTYYNILEAENFEVGIAKALDKLPDLITCDLMLKQGNGFDIIKKLKDDVRTSHIPIIVITAKSGLDERIEGIRLGVDDYISKPFSFTLLLERIKMLLANRQKLREHYLHELPIEKSKTPGVSTDKKFINTFNTIIEQHISNPQFGVNNICEEIGLSRGQLYRKVKSMLGYSVNDYINRVRMKKAKHLLADGDTPIADIAFQVGFSTSAYFSTAFKSYFGLTPSEFRDQCKKG; encoded by the coding sequence ATGAAAATCCAGCTTAGGGTGTTTATGCTTCTTGTTGCTGCATTCTTTTCCTGTAATTCAGAAAAAGACAATACCACCTATAAAATTGGGTTTTCCCAGTGTGTAAGCGGCGATGCATGGAGAAGGACCATGCACCAGGAAATGTACCGGGAACTCAGCTTCTATCCTGAGCTTTCGCTGGAAATAAAAGATGCCAGAGGGGTCAATGCCACTCAAATCAGACAAATCAGGGAGTTTTTAGACGAGGGAATTGACCTCCTTATCGTTTCCCCAAACGAATCTGAGCCTATCACCCCAATTGTGGAAGAGGCCTTCCATGATGGTATTCCAGTGATTGTGATAGACAGAAAAACAAATTCCAATCTCTATACGGCCTACGTGGGAGGCGATAATTATGAAGTAGGTCACACCGCTGGACAATACATCAGGAACCTGCTAAAAGGTAAAGGACGAGTATTGGAAATTTGGGGACTCCAGGGAAGCTCTCCTGCCACAGAAAGACATAGCGGATTACTGAAGGGCGTTCAAGGTTCGGACATCGAAATCGTTACCAGCATCCAAGGTGAATGGGAAAAAGACACGGCCAAAAACAGGCTGAAAGAACACCTCGAGTCCGGTGAATTCCCTGAGTTTGACCTGATCTTTGGGCACAACGATGTAATGGCCATTGGGGCCCAGGAAATTTGTAAGAGCATTGGCATAGGACCAAAGAAATTTATCGGTGTGGATGCCCTTCCCGGCCCCTACGGAGGAATACAAGCGGTAACTGACGGCGTATTGGACGCCACTTTCCTCTACCCTACCGGTGGGGATATTGCTATTGAAATCGCACACAAAATCCTCGCTGATGAGCAAGTAGTAAAGGAAAATATCCTTCAAACTGCCGTGGTGGATTCTACCAATATCCGTATCATGAAACAGCAAACGGATAAAATCATGGACCAACAGGATAATATCACAAGGCAAAGGGAACGCATCCATGTCCAGATGGAGATATACAGAAACCAGCGCACTTTTCTTTTTGGCTTTGGTCTAACGCTATTTGTAGCCATCATTTCACTCGCTTATGTATTTAAATCCTTACGCGAAAAACAAGAAATCAACGAAGAGCTGAAAAATAAAAACGACGAAATCCTTAAACAAAAGGACAAAGTACTCACCCTCTCCAAAAAAGCAGAAGAAGCTACCCAGCAAAAATTTGACTTTTTTACCAATATCTCCCATGAATTCCGTACACCACTTACCCTGATACAGGCCCCAGTGGAAGACCTCTTGGCCAATAAGGACACCGCACCGTTTAAGCCTGATCTTATGCTCATCCGTAAAAACACCATGCGGCTATTGCGACTGGTAAACCAGCTCATGGACTTGCGAAAAATAGACCATGCCAAAATGAAGGTAAAAGCAGTGGAGCAGGAACTCATTCCATTTTTGGAAGACATTATAAATTCCTTCGATAAAACTGCCCAAAAACATGGAATTACACTAAGGCTATTGGCAGATAACCGCATCTTAAAGGTTTGGTATGACCCCATGATGCTGGACAAAGTAATGTTCAACCTTCTTTCTAATGCACTCAAATTTACGCCCGATCATGGTAGTATTATCGTAAAAGTCGTTGAAAAACCTCTTTCCAATAAAGTGTGTATCCGTGTAGAGGATACAGGCACGGGTATGTCCCAAGAAGATGCCAGTCATGTTTTTGATCGCTTTTATCAAGGAGAAACCTATTCTGCCACAGGAAGCGGTATCGGCCTGGCATTATCAAAAGAGCTTATCGAACTACACCATGGAGAGATCAACGTGGAAAGCACTCTTGGAATAGGTACTTCGTTTGAGGTAACCTTAAGAATGGGGAAGACTCATTTTGACGAGTCTGAAATGCTAAAAGGCACTGCTACCCAATATTTCTCCGAAGAGAATATAGGCTTTTTGGAAGAGGTCGCTCCTAACAGGCCCATCGGTACAATGGAAGAAAGGGATCAAACACTTCTGATCATTGAAGATGATCCGCAGATAAGACAATACCTTTGTCAGGAACTCTCCACTTATTACAATATCCTGGAGGCAGAGAATTTTGAAGTTGGTATCGCCAAGGCACTGGACAAGCTTCCTGACCTGATCACTTGCGATCTAATGCTAAAGCAAGGAAATGGTTTTGACATCATCAAAAAACTCAAGGATGACGTCAGGACCTCCCATATCCCTATTATTGTCATTACCGCCAAAAGTGGCTTGGATGAACGGATTGAAGGCATCAGGCTTGGCGTGGACGACTATATTTCAAAACCTTTCAGCTTTACTTTGCTGCTTGAGCGAATAAAAATGTTGTTGGCTAATCGACAAAAATTAAGAGAACATTACCTCCATGAACTTCCCATAGAGAAATCCAAAACCCCGGGAGTCTCTACCGATAAAAAGTTCATCAACACGTTCAATACAATCATCGAACAGCATATCAGCAACCCTCAGTTTGGTGTAAACAATATATGTGAGGAAATAGGGCTTTCACGCGGACAGCTCTATCGAAAAGTAAAATCCATGCTTGGGTATAGTGTAAATGATTATATCAATAGGGTGCGCATGAAAAAAGCCAAACACTTATTGGCTGATGGCGACACCCCCATTGCAGATATCGCCTTTCAAGTGGGCTTCTCTACTTCTGCTTATTTTTCTACTGCTTTTAAAAGTTATTTCGGTCTTACTCCCTCCGAGTTCAGGGACCAATGTAAGAAAGGTTAG
- a CDS encoding DUF4494 domain-containing protein, with protein sequence MRTWFLCKVKYAKENEQGLLKNVSEQYLIDAVSFTEAEARIYDMLGSVIRGDFQVTNISKSNIVDVFFYDDIDVWHKCKITYVVADADSGKEKKVTQYMLVTAHDVKEAYERIHESLSNMLVTFRVPDINESPIVEIFPYESEDEELLPPPPSHLKPVSEVKADQQRRDEVRAENQQNRTPEEEEEPVADEPVMEDNPSEEEIEIKEEVSEEEDHTEESEEEEEDK encoded by the coding sequence ATGAGAACTTGGTTTTTGTGTAAAGTAAAATACGCGAAGGAAAATGAGCAGGGACTGCTTAAAAATGTATCAGAACAATACCTCATCGATGCGGTATCTTTTACAGAAGCAGAAGCCCGGATTTATGATATGCTGGGAAGCGTCATCCGTGGGGACTTTCAGGTTACTAATATCAGCAAGAGTAATATTGTGGATGTTTTCTTTTATGACGACATTGACGTTTGGCATAAGTGTAAGATCACTTATGTGGTGGCTGATGCAGACAGTGGCAAAGAAAAAAAGGTCACCCAATACATGCTGGTCACCGCTCACGATGTAAAAGAGGCTTATGAGCGCATTCACGAAAGCCTTAGCAATATGCTGGTTACTTTCAGGGTTCCGGACATCAATGAAAGCCCGATCGTGGAAATATTCCCGTACGAAAGCGAAGATGAAGAATTACTGCCTCCTCCACCTTCTCACCTCAAACCTGTCAGCGAAGTAAAGGCTGATCAGCAAAGAAGGGATGAAGTAAGAGCTGAAAATCAGCAAAACCGCACTCCTGAAGAAGAGGAAGAGCCCGTAGCAGATGAACCTGTTATGGAAGACAATCCTTCTGAAGAAGAAATCGAAATCAAGGAAGAAGTCAGTGAAGAGGAAGATCATACGGAAGAATCCGAAGAGGAAGAAGAGGACAAGTAA
- a CDS encoding patatin-like phospholipase family protein: protein MWNSILHSFPILLLKLHLKKNLALVGIWVLLVLIFSDNFGKVLGIPYLFLDPEYLNNVSWLGFFMMGIAFAVFTMAFHMTTYIMDAARFQFLATLSRPFIRFCVNNSLIPLVVYLIYIFNVISFQLDNISEDGWGILRYLLGFIGGNLLMFIVMFGYFALTNKDFFVMFTDSLDRQLRKVKVSRANVIKRYKDRKMAKDSVDTYLDINLRFKTVREDLARFEGHKLLKVFDQNHLNLVIIGVVLVVIILFLGFFRDNRFLQFPAAMSVMLILAVLTLMVGALTFWLRSWSTFVVILFFVLLNASSKTTLLNRPHKALGMDYKVEEAPYNLMRMQSLLHPDTLLKDKRKTLEILENWRAKFPKEEKPKMLLIASSGGGQRAALWTLHVLQQMHLRSDGKFMAHTQLITGASGGAVGAAFFRELYLRAQDDPSIHLADRKYLAQISSDNLNPIIFTLMVNDLLIRNQYVKYNGRYYLEDRGFAFENQLNINTGKVLDKPLHAYAAPEYQAKIPMMPVAPLIVNDGRKLYISPHHVSYMCVSEDPDFALDEKSQAIDFLRFFHQQDAKDLRFISALRMGATFPFITPNIQLPSNPRMEIMDSGLSDNFGVKDALRFISVFEDWMEANTSGVVLVTIRDSEKNLEIEKKTPPTIMQKLITPLKNIYVNWDNVQTINNETMFNYMKAKVGFELDRIEFEYSTKDFLERQGATNLTGEVDSKELEVQRASLNWRLTAREKRDILDCIGSLQNQQSLDRLSGIFSEASSPR from the coding sequence ATGTGGAATAGCATTTTGCACAGTTTTCCGATACTATTGCTTAAGCTTCACCTGAAAAAGAACCTTGCATTGGTGGGCATTTGGGTGTTATTGGTGCTGATTTTTTCTGATAATTTCGGCAAAGTGCTGGGAATTCCCTATTTGTTTTTGGATCCTGAGTACCTGAATAATGTCTCTTGGTTGGGGTTTTTTATGATGGGAATAGCTTTTGCCGTTTTTACCATGGCTTTTCACATGACCACTTATATCATGGATGCCGCCAGGTTTCAATTTCTAGCGACCCTATCCAGACCATTTATTAGATTTTGTGTGAATAACAGTCTTATTCCGCTGGTGGTTTACCTGATCTATATCTTTAATGTGATCTCCTTTCAGCTGGATAATATCAGTGAGGATGGCTGGGGGATATTAAGGTACCTTCTGGGTTTTATCGGTGGAAATTTGCTGATGTTCATAGTGATGTTTGGGTATTTTGCCCTGACCAATAAGGACTTCTTCGTCATGTTTACCGATAGCTTGGACAGGCAGTTGAGAAAAGTAAAAGTGTCTCGGGCCAATGTCATCAAACGATATAAGGACAGGAAGATGGCCAAAGATTCGGTGGATACTTACTTGGATATTAACCTGAGGTTTAAAACGGTAAGGGAAGATCTGGCAAGATTTGAGGGACATAAGCTGCTGAAGGTATTTGATCAGAATCACCTAAACCTGGTGATTATAGGTGTGGTTTTAGTCGTTATAATATTGTTTTTAGGTTTTTTTAGGGATAATAGATTTTTACAGTTTCCCGCTGCCATGAGTGTTATGCTTATTCTTGCTGTTTTGACTTTAATGGTCGGAGCACTTACTTTTTGGCTGAGGAGTTGGTCCACATTTGTGGTGATCTTGTTTTTTGTGCTATTGAATGCCAGTTCGAAGACTACGTTGTTAAACCGTCCACATAAAGCCCTGGGGATGGATTATAAGGTCGAGGAAGCTCCTTACAACTTAATGCGGATGCAATCCCTTCTTCATCCTGACACCTTACTGAAGGATAAGAGAAAGACCTTGGAAATACTGGAAAATTGGCGGGCAAAGTTCCCGAAAGAGGAGAAACCCAAGATGTTGCTCATTGCCAGTAGCGGAGGTGGACAGCGGGCCGCCTTGTGGACATTGCATGTGCTTCAGCAGATGCATTTACGTAGTGACGGAAAGTTTATGGCTCATACCCAGCTGATCACCGGAGCATCGGGTGGAGCCGTAGGAGCAGCTTTTTTTAGAGAATTGTACCTTCGTGCTCAGGATGATCCATCTATCCATCTGGCTGATCGTAAATATCTCGCGCAGATTTCTTCAGATAATCTTAACCCGATCATTTTTACCCTGATGGTCAATGACCTGCTTATCAGGAACCAATATGTAAAATACAATGGCAGGTATTATTTAGAGGATAGAGGCTTTGCGTTTGAAAATCAATTGAATATAAACACTGGTAAAGTACTCGATAAGCCTCTTCATGCCTATGCTGCCCCAGAATATCAGGCAAAGATTCCGATGATGCCCGTGGCACCGCTGATCGTCAATGATGGGCGAAAACTGTATATTTCCCCCCATCATGTGAGCTATATGTGCGTATCCGAAGATCCTGATTTTGCATTAGATGAGAAAAGCCAAGCCATCGACTTTTTGAGGTTTTTCCATCAGCAGGATGCCAAAGACCTCCGGTTTATCAGTGCCCTGCGGATGGGAGCTACTTTTCCTTTTATAACCCCTAATATCCAGCTCCCCTCTAATCCCCGAATGGAAATCATGGATTCAGGTTTGTCCGATAATTTTGGGGTGAAGGATGCCTTGAGATTTATCAGTGTTTTTGAAGACTGGATGGAAGCCAATACCTCAGGGGTGGTGCTCGTGACGATAAGGGATTCGGAGAAAAACCTGGAAATTGAGAAAAAGACACCTCCAACGATCATGCAAAAGCTGATAACCCCTTTAAAAAACATTTATGTAAACTGGGATAACGTGCAGACAATCAATAATGAAACAATGTTTAATTACATGAAAGCTAAAGTTGGCTTTGAGCTGGATCGAATAGAGTTTGAGTATTCCACAAAAGATTTTCTAGAGCGACAAGGGGCGACCAACTTGACTGGAGAAGTGGATAGCAAAGAGCTGGAAGTACAGCGCGCTTCCCTTAATTGGCGTCTAACAGCAAGGGAAAAGCGCGATATCTTGGATTGCATCGGAAGCCTCCAAAACCAGCAATCCCTGGATCGACTTTCAGGCATATTCTCAGAAGCCTCCTCCCCAAGATAA